One genomic segment of Myripristis murdjan chromosome 20, fMyrMur1.1, whole genome shotgun sequence includes these proteins:
- the LOC115378543 gene encoding V-set domain-containing T-cell activation inhibitor 1-like isoform X1 has translation MAAADSLLLCSLLWISSLAQGKELIVTCIQSEECVLPCHFESDGKGARIMWYKKKAVVSCTRYGDTHFVIGHNSPADMYRGRTDLYADQVLQGNATLLLRDITPQDQGKYFCITMTAPRTDESGVISLVIKAPVREVHIERLGDSVSCSAGGIYPAPAVSWSTEPPTDAQNLQNSTRTQINLWGFYDIHSSLRLLGNNAEDLTYICSVTSDMNKRTAFLKHQAPIQASPSGDVVIPCGFPVPRSFNLTWSFNRLEPILSLSVSGQKAVLSVRGRWAAHVLNRSSPSSGLQLHSLQLQHQGAYTCELSTADETHVSHTNLTFTGDGESSGQVFIYVVVIGMLSYFLLMSYGTLVFLLLKLRRQDRGGGGQEPSTELQELNQSNGGVEINTAR, from the exons atggCAGCAGCTGACagcctcctgctctgctctctgctctggaTTAGCAGTCTGGCGCAGGGAAAAG AACTCATTGTGACATGTATACAGTCGGAGGAGTGCGTGCTTCCCTGCCACTTTGAATCGGACGGGAAAGGCGCGAGGATCATGTGGTACAAGAAGAAAGCGGTGGTGAGCTGCACGCGCTACGGCGACACCCACTTTGTGATTGGCCATAACTCTCCCGCCGACATGTACAGGGGAAGAACCGACCTGTATGCCGACCAGGTGCTGCAGGGCAACGCCACACTGCTGCTGAGAGACATCACCCCGCAGGATCAGGGCAAATACTTCTGCATCACCATGACGGCCCCGCGCACCGACGAGTCCGGGGTCATCTCCCTCGTGATAAAGG CTCCGGTCCGGGAGGTTCACATCGAGCGCCTTGGTGACTCGGTCAGCTGCAGCGCAGGAGGAATCTACCCGGCACCGGCGGTCAGCTGGTCCACCGAGCCGCCCACTGATGCCCAGAACCTCCAGAACTCGACGAGAACCCAGATAAACCTGTGGGGGTTTTACGACATCCACAGCTCTCTGAGACTTCTGGGAAATAACGCTGAAGATCTGACCTACATCTGCTCGGTGACCAGCGACATGAACAAGAGAACGGCCTTCCTGAAACACCAAG CTCCCATCCAGGCCAGCCCCAGCGGCGACGTGGTGATTCCCTGCGGCTTTCCCGTCCCTCGGAGCTTCAACCTGACCTGGAGCTTCAACCGCCTGGAGCCCATCCTCTCTCTGAGCGTAAGCGGGCAGAAGGCGGTGCTGAGCGTCCGGGGCCGGTGGGCGGCTCACGTGTTGAACCGCAGCTCGCCGTCGAGCGGCCTGCAGCTCCAcagcctgcagctgcagcaccagGGGGCGTACACCTGCGAGCTCAGCACCGCCGACGAGACGCACGTCAGCCACACCAACCTGACCTTCACCGGGG ACGGTGAATCCTCCGGACAGGTTTTCATCTACGTTGTCGTGATCGGCATGCTCTCATACTTCCTGCTGATGTCCTACGGCACTCTGGTGTTCCTCCTCTTAAAGC
- the LOC115378543 gene encoding V-set domain-containing T-cell activation inhibitor 1-like isoform X2 — protein MWYKKKAVVSCTRYGDTHFVIGHNSPADMYRGRTDLYADQVLQGNATLLLRDITPQDQGKYFCITMTAPRTDESGVISLVIKAPVREVHIERLGDSVSCSAGGIYPAPAVSWSTEPPTDAQNLQNSTRTQINLWGFYDIHSSLRLLGNNAEDLTYICSVTSDMNKRTAFLKHQAPIQASPSGDVVIPCGFPVPRSFNLTWSFNRLEPILSLSVSGQKAVLSVRGRWAAHVLNRSSPSSGLQLHSLQLQHQGAYTCELSTADETHVSHTNLTFTGDGESSGQVFIYVVVIGMLSYFLLMSYGTLVFLLLKLRRQDRGGGGQEPSTELQELNQSNGGVEINTAR, from the exons ATGTGGTACAAGAAGAAAGCGGTGGTGAGCTGCACGCGCTACGGCGACACCCACTTTGTGATTGGCCATAACTCTCCCGCCGACATGTACAGGGGAAGAACCGACCTGTATGCCGACCAGGTGCTGCAGGGCAACGCCACACTGCTGCTGAGAGACATCACCCCGCAGGATCAGGGCAAATACTTCTGCATCACCATGACGGCCCCGCGCACCGACGAGTCCGGGGTCATCTCCCTCGTGATAAAGG CTCCGGTCCGGGAGGTTCACATCGAGCGCCTTGGTGACTCGGTCAGCTGCAGCGCAGGAGGAATCTACCCGGCACCGGCGGTCAGCTGGTCCACCGAGCCGCCCACTGATGCCCAGAACCTCCAGAACTCGACGAGAACCCAGATAAACCTGTGGGGGTTTTACGACATCCACAGCTCTCTGAGACTTCTGGGAAATAACGCTGAAGATCTGACCTACATCTGCTCGGTGACCAGCGACATGAACAAGAGAACGGCCTTCCTGAAACACCAAG CTCCCATCCAGGCCAGCCCCAGCGGCGACGTGGTGATTCCCTGCGGCTTTCCCGTCCCTCGGAGCTTCAACCTGACCTGGAGCTTCAACCGCCTGGAGCCCATCCTCTCTCTGAGCGTAAGCGGGCAGAAGGCGGTGCTGAGCGTCCGGGGCCGGTGGGCGGCTCACGTGTTGAACCGCAGCTCGCCGTCGAGCGGCCTGCAGCTCCAcagcctgcagctgcagcaccagGGGGCGTACACCTGCGAGCTCAGCACCGCCGACGAGACGCACGTCAGCCACACCAACCTGACCTTCACCGGGG ACGGTGAATCCTCCGGACAGGTTTTCATCTACGTTGTCGTGATCGGCATGCTCTCATACTTCCTGCTGATGTCCTACGGCACTCTGGTGTTCCTCCTCTTAAAGC